The DNA sequence caTGAAAATAGCAAGATTAAAGAATgggatatttattttataaaggaAATACACCTTATATCTTTTAAAAGAAATAGTAATGCTTTGTTATAAACACATTGACACTCTAATAATAGATTTTATTAAGATGTCCTTCTCACAGAGTCATTGtagatgcaataaaatattagagATTGATAGGTAAGTTGATTTACGTATGTAGTGAGTCAATTTATGTATTTATCATATGAAGTATATTTAGAGATAAGCAGTATATAGGATTCTTACATATCTAAAAAGGACTTTAGATAAGGGATTATTATTCAAAAAGGATAAGTATATGAGAATTGAGAATTTTACTTATGTTGATTAGGTAGGATTAGTAAGTGATAGAAGATCAACTTCAGGATATGGTACATTTGTTAGCAGTAATTTAGTGACTTGGAGGAGTAGGAAGAAGACGGATATCGCTAGAAGCAATGCGTTCATAACAATAACATAAGATATAGATATTTGTGAACTCTtatgacaaaaaaataattttaaaagagTTACAAATACCCATTGAAACTCTTATGATATTATATAGTGTCAACAAAGCTGTTATCAATATTACTCATAATCCAGTGCatcataatataataaaatatgttgAAGTATATCGACATTTCATAAAGGAGAAAATTGAAGAAAGAATTATCTACGTAACTCGAGAATGATTGACATCTTCCGGCCAACTCGAGGGGAGTATAGAAAATTtcatgattaaaaaattataaatttcataattaagaaatttataatcttataattaaagaaataaattagtatcaaatcaaaaaataaattactatgataattaagaaatTAATACCGTAAAATAAGGAGGTCAATATGGTAAAATCAATTTTGGAGAGACTCTGAAaagggcataaataattttatgcatATTAGATTATTGCTAATAAGATTATCATTCCAGGTAAGCACAGCACATTATTGTCaggtgataaaaataaaaaaataaaacgtcttatatttttatatattattttaattaaataaactCCTCGACTAATGCggcattaaaatttataatggtaaaattttctattttcaaacttttgaagaatatatatatgtgaaagCGCGGCAAACTACAACACGGTTGCCGCGTGCTGGCGTTGACTTCTCTGCCGACATCTGTCCATCATCTACCCATCATCGCGacaacttattttcttttctttttatttgcccTCTTTACATATTTATCCTTTTAAGTTTTTACATAACGAATTTAGTCTTATATATTCTCTTCCTATTCTAAGGATTATATCCATattatgattttatcataattatgcTAATTATCGGTTAATTTTAACTGTTAATATGTTATATATTAACAAAATATTTCGAATTTAAATACACatgctaaattttattttaaaggaTAAATACGAGAATAGATTGTGTAATTTTGTTTTTGTTAAGTAGGAAAAGAATAAAGAACAATTGTCGGCGACAACAAAAGCCCACTTCGATTCCGTTTCTTTTCTAgaaagtcgtcgtcgtcgtcgtcgtcgtcgtcgtcgtccccgTTGGGATCGGCTCTTGGTGTTCGTCGAGGATGGGGAGGATGGTGCGGACCTGCCTGCAATCGGTCCTGAAGCTGGTGAACTCGGTGGCGGCATTCGTCGGGGTGGGGTTGATCCTCTACTCCCTCTGGATGATCAACGTCTGGTTCCGCCAGACTCATGCCTTCCCCACCGCCGGTGCCTGGTTTGTTCTTCCCCATATTTGATCCTTTCGGCTCCTTCCCCACGGATAAAGTTCTGACATTGCCGTGCAAGGGGAAAAAATTCATTTTTGAACGTTTGACCTGTGAAGGACGTTTCTTAGGGTTTGCGAGACTGTTTTGATTTTTCTGTTTTCTCTTGGGTAGATGTCTAATAGTCAAGGGGGATTGGGTTGTTCTTTGTGGAAAAGATTAGGGCTCGTGATTTCCTGAACAATCGATTGAGGATATGAGCTAGCATTGGTGCTGGGATCCACATCGGGACTTCCAGTGCTTTTATCGATGTTCATGACCTACAAAAAGTTTGTTTGTTTGATAAAACAACTCTTTCTATATTCTTTATCTTCTGGTTTTAGAGAATTAAGCTTTGAGCCTCTAATACTTCAAAAACATGATATTTTCTTTTGTTCTGTATTTCCTTCTTCCTGATTTGTTCTGTGATTTTCCAGTTCATCAGAATAGTGATCTAGGAAGATGCCCTTGATAGCGATGCTTATTTGAAACATGAGTAGTTGCTTATTTTTATTTCTGAAATATGTATCTCTATGTTTGTGTGAGATATTCACATAAGAGAAGGTTAATCAGTATTCTGTGGTAAGCAGCTCTTGTTCTTTTATATATTATTCGTTAGAAACGAGTTGTTTGTATCTTTTCAGAATGTATAAATAATTTCTTGCGAAAATAAGTTTGTAACACGTAATAGTAGCTAGCTTAATGCCATTTGGTTATTGATTGGACATGAATTTATTTTATCGGCCAATACTTCCATTTCACATGATATTCACATGTGTCTTCAAACATTTAATATGTTTCTCATGTACATGCAGGTTCATTTACACTTCTTTTGGACTAGGAGTTTCTTTATGCTTGATAACATGCTTTGGTCATATTGCTGCGGAAACAGCCAATGGTCATGGCCTTGCTTGTGTATCCTACACTCAGAATTAAGACAGAATCATGTGATTTTTAGTTTGAACCCATGTTTAATAGCTATAATGACTTTTTTGTTGTTCTGAGTAGCTTTGTTTTTCCGCGGTACTTCTCTGTTGCAAATGGTTACAGAGCTTTCTAGATGtggaaaatataaattaaaattaatgttGATTGTTATATGTTCTTTTACTGAATAAACAATGTTATAAAGCTAATACTATACATTAGCTGATGGACGCTGGATACTTAACACTTCTTTGTAAATTGATATCTGGGTGCCTTCTTCCTCTATACAAAGCACCTACACATTGCAAATATTTGTAATAGACCATGAATTTTGATTCTTAAAGTTGAACACAACAAAAAACATTGATATGCAGTTTGAACTTCAATCATATTTCGTAACTGAAAAGAATATGAATTAATTTGTAGGAAGTCCTCTTTGTTGTATGTATGTCATATGAATATGTTAAACTTATTTGTCTGATCATTTCTGAAACTTATTCATCTTCTTTTATGATCCATTTCAAAAGGCTCTCTTTTTCATTTGACATTGCATTTTATTTTCATGAGGGTGTTATCAAGCAAGTCTTTCAGTTTTGGTGGTATATAGAGGATTTTTGTATCAAAAGTTTGATGTCGCTGGGTTTAATTATAATTTGTTTTAACCGTATCATCTGAAGTAGAAACGCAAATTCTGTCATGCATCAATATTCTAGGTAACAACGTTTGTTTTTAGTTGTAGTTGAATATATATCCCAATTGATTCCAGAGTTACTACCATACTTAATTGCTTGTAAGCTAAAAGATAAAAACATATGGAAATGCATAACTTACCTTCAGTCACTAATTCAATTTCCCTTCTTTGGTTGTTTGTTCCTCTGGAATTTTCATTTCTACAGGAATCAAGCATGCATAACTCTTTACTGCAACTtccaaaaagaatcatttttCAGTCAATTATGATTTAAACCTGTGACATAATTACTGTTATCCTTGAATAATTACAGTATATGGCTTTAGTGTTTTTTCTTGTGATGCTggaggctgcagtagctgcagacgTAATTCTGAACAGAGATTGGGAAGAGGTACATCTGTCAAGTTCTTTTTGTATATGGAAATTTTGGTTAATGTTGCTAACATTATATTTCTGTATGGTCTGATCATTTAACAGGATTTCCCAGAAGATCAAACTGGGAGATTTAATGAGTTTAAGAATTTCATTAGATCAAATGATGAGTTGTGCAGATGGATAGGTTCGGTGATTGTGGCTACACAGGTATGCTTTTCATACAATTTATGGAAAGTTGAAACATGCTTTTGTTGAAATTTGTGTTTTATCATTTTTTTGAACATCCCAACTATCTTCAAATTTAACTATGCAGAATGTAATTTTTAATAGCTACCCAAACTCTGCATTGGCTGGAGTGTGATGGACTGGACCACCCCTTAAATGAATCATTGTATCTGATGACTAGTTTTTAATGTCGGGCAATGTTACAACAAATTGATTGaagacatttatttatttttatttaactaaTCACTTAAATCTAGCTTTAAAATTTATCTATTCACTTAAATCTAGCCTAAATTTATCAATTTAACTAATTGATTGTGATCTTTTAGTTCCAGTCAACCCAATTTGTAATCACAGAAGCCGGTGGAACTAAACTTAGAAAAGCCTGATCCAATTAATTTGGTATTGGCCAAACTGATTGAGATGAGCCTATCAGTGCATCTGGAAACTGATGCAGTTTTGGCCAGAATAAGCTGAAACTTGAAGTCATGGTTAGATCAATAATTGGGTACGTCATCCTTTTTTTAGTTGTTATTGGATTTTTCTTGGAACCATGTACAACATCCATTTTTTAATTGTTATTGGATTTTGCTCTGTTGATTCAACAATTACAGAAAACTTAAAAGCACTATATAACTGCATATTTCTGAACATCTGTGTTAGCCACCTCATCACAGGACTGCAAATAATTTCCGTATTCATATATAGATTTTGATGACCGGTCTTTTTCAACTATATGTGTGTACTCATTCTATATCCTAGGGTATCTATTGTGACAAGTTCTTATTCTGTTTTCTTGGTAATTTACCAAAATtgatgtttaataattttttacagTTTGCAGCAATTGCATATACCTCATATCTTCCCACTGGAACTGTCTGATATTCATCTTGCCCCTCCACCTCTGCGTTGTTAGCTTTTTTATGATTTAGATTATTAATTTGTTCTAAATCTAAAAGGTTTTTTTTTCCTCTGATATGCTAGGCTATGTCCCTCTTTCTGGGCATGATTCTCAGGGCTCTTGGTCCAGACAGTAGAAACGGCTGCGATAGTGATGATGAATATATGCCGGCAAGGCTACCACTTTTACGAGACCGGGTTCAGCATGCACCATATGTTGGTGATCCTAGTGCCCCATACCAAAAAGATTCTTGGAACGTGAGTATTCGCTATCAGTTCTTTTATTTTGAGGTGTAtttggattattattatttttttgcataTATATCCCTGTGAAGTGCGTTTTACAATATGTAGCCCTGCAAAGCCATCATTTGGTGTATTACACCCTAGAGTCTAAACCCCCTTTGTTTGGCATCCACAGTCCTTTATCTCTCATCTaatctttttaataaattatattttgattagttAAAGAAAGCCAATAAGTGAATTTacagataacaaaaaaaaaacagtatTTACTCCTTCTGTTGTTA is a window from the Musa acuminata AAA Group cultivar baxijiao unplaced genomic scaffold, Cavendish_Baxijiao_AAA HiC_scaffold_144, whole genome shotgun sequence genome containing:
- the LOC135582891 gene encoding tetraspanin-19-like — encoded protein: MGRMVRTCLQSVLKLVNSVAAFVGVGLILYSLWMINVWFRQTHAFPTAGAWFIYTSFGLGVSLCLITCFGHIAAETANGHGLACYMALVFFLVMLEAAVAADVILNRDWEEDFPEDQTGRFNEFKNFIRSNDELCRWIGSVIVATQAMSLFLGMILRALGPDSRNGCDSDDEYMPARLPLLRDRVQHAPYVGDPSAPYQKDSWNVR